A single window of Nyctibius grandis isolate bNycGra1 chromosome 16, bNycGra1.pri, whole genome shotgun sequence DNA harbors:
- the LRRC26 gene encoding leucine-rich repeat-containing protein 26 — translation MGCWRGPSTILACLLLLHPLPSPACPIACRCSSGDVDCREHALCEVPQSLATNTSTLWLGYNFITVLGPRSFPALPALLLLSLPHNRLQLIHSQALVGLGALQELDLSDNHLTTLTPETFLPLTSLAKLNLGSNRLGELEPGVLRALPQLRVLLLQDNPWVCSCGILPLWRWLSHNREKVQEKSLLLCRAPEQLNKYPIMAFGNESFRQCQETSLSAQHYITFFIIGPFSFMASIFFCTFMGSITVVYHNLRREPRFWRRPHICRGC, via the exons atgggctgctggaggggccCCAGCACCATCCTGGCCTGCCTGCTTCTCCTGCACCCGCTGCCCTCGCCAGCCTGTCCCATCGCCTGCCGCTGCTCCTCGGGGGACGTGGACTGCAGGGAACATGCCCTCTGCGAGGTGCCGCAGAGCCTGGCCACCAACACCAGCACGCTGTGGCTCGGCTACAACTTCATCACGGTGCTGGGGCCGcgctccttccctgccctgcccgcgctgctgctgctcagcctgcCCCACAACCGCCTGCAGCTGATCCACAGCCAGGCGCTGGTGGGGCTCGGGGCGCTGCAGGAGCTCGACCTCAGCGACAACCACTTAACCACGCTGACCCCCGAAACGTTCCTGCCGCTCACCAGCCTGGCCAAGCTCAACCTGGGCAGCaacaggctgggggagctggagcCCGGGGTGCTGCGcgccctgccccagctccgagtcctcctcctgcaggACAACCCCTGGGTGTGCAGCTGCGGCATCCTGCCCCTCTGGCGCTGGCTCAGCCACAACAGGGAAAAAGTGCAAG agAAGAGtttgctcctctgcagagccccgGAGCAGCTGAACAAGTATCCAATCATGGCTTTTGGGAACGAGTCCTTCAGGCAATGTCAGGAGACCTCACTGTCTGCCCAGCACTACATCACCTTCTTCATCATTGGACCATTCTCCTTCATGGCCAGCATCTTCTTCTGCACCTTCATGGGCTCCATCACAGTGGTTTACCACAACCTGCGCAGGGAGCCCCGCTTCTGGAGGAGACCCCACATCTGCAGGGGCTGCTGA